The following are encoded together in the Eptesicus fuscus isolate TK198812 chromosome 16, DD_ASM_mEF_20220401, whole genome shotgun sequence genome:
- the ST3GAL5 gene encoding lactosylceramide alpha-2,3-sialyltransferase isoform X3 has protein sequence MWILTASRLNSAPVEGYSEHVGNKTTIRMTYPEGAPLSDLEYYSTDLFVAVLFKSVDFNWLHAMVQNETLPFWVRLFFWKQVAEKIPLQPKHFRILNPVIIKETAFDILQYSEPQSRFWGRDKNVPTIGVIAVVLATHLCDEVSLAGFGYDLSQPRTPLHYFDNLCMAAMNFQTMHNVTTETRLLLRLAKEGVVKDLSGGIHCEF, from the exons GTTAAACAGTGCGCCCGTTGAGGGATATTCAGAGCACGTTGGAAATAAAACGACTATAAGGATGACTTATCCAGAGGGCGCCCCACTGTCTGACTTGGAATATTATTCCACTGACTTGTTTGTCGCTGTTTTATTTAAGAGTGTGGACTTCAACTGGCTTCACGCAATGGTGCAGAACGAAACCCTG cCATTTTGGGTACGACTCTTCTTTTGGAAGCAGGTGGCAGAAAAAATCCCATTACAGCCAAAACATTTCAGGATTTTGAATCCAGTTATTATCAAAGAGACTGCCTTTGACATCCTTCAGTATTCAGAGCCGCAGTCCAGGTTCTGGGGCCGAGataag aacgTGCCCACGATTGGTGTCATTGCCGTTGTCTTAGCCACACACCTGTGTGATGAAGTCAGCTTGGCAGGCTTTGGCTATGACCTCAGCCAACCCAGAACGCCTCTGCATTACTTCGACAACCTCTGCATGGCGGCCATGAACTTTCAGACCATGCACAACGTGACGACGGAGACCAGGCTGCTGCTGAGGCTGGCCAAGGAGGGCGTGGTGAAGGACCTCAGCGGGGGCATCCACTGCGAGTTCTGA